Proteins from a genomic interval of Aureimonas sp. AU20:
- a CDS encoding SDR family oxidoreductase codes for MAGRLAGKTAVVTAAAQGMGRAAALEFVAEGASVLATDINAAALEDLKADGIETQVLDVTDAEAVKAFCAGRAAPDILFNCAGYVHAGTILECEEKDFDFSVALNVRSMYRLIKGFLPGMIDKGGASIVNMASVASSVIAAPNRFIYGTTKAAVVGLTKSVAADFVTKGIRCNCICPGTVESPSLGDRMRALGDYETARAAFISRQPMGRLGTPEEMAKLAVFLASDESGFMTGQALVVDGGWSNI; via the coding sequence ATGGCCGGACGGCTCGCAGGCAAGACGGCTGTGGTGACAGCCGCAGCGCAGGGAATGGGCCGCGCGGCGGCGCTGGAATTCGTGGCCGAGGGCGCGAGCGTTCTGGCGACCGACATCAACGCGGCGGCGCTGGAAGACCTGAAGGCTGATGGGATCGAGACGCAGGTCCTCGACGTGACCGACGCCGAGGCGGTGAAGGCCTTCTGCGCCGGCCGCGCCGCGCCCGACATCCTGTTCAACTGCGCGGGCTATGTCCACGCCGGCACGATCCTCGAATGCGAGGAGAAGGATTTCGACTTCTCCGTCGCGCTCAACGTGCGCTCCATGTACCGGCTCATCAAGGGCTTCCTGCCCGGCATGATCGACAAGGGCGGCGCCTCGATCGTCAACATGGCCTCGGTCGCCTCCAGCGTCATCGCCGCGCCCAACCGTTTCATCTACGGCACCACCAAGGCGGCCGTGGTCGGTCTCACCAAGTCGGTCGCGGCCGACTTCGTGACCAAGGGCATCCGCTGCAACTGCATCTGCCCCGGCACGGTGGAAAGTCCCTCGCTGGGCGACCGGATGCGCGCGCTCGGCGACTACGAGACGGCGCGCGCCGCCTTCATCTCGCGCCAGCCCATGGGCCGGCTCGGCACGCCCGAGGAAATGGCCAAGCTCGCCGTGTTCCTGGCGTCCGACGAGTCCGGCTTCATGACGGGTCAGGCGCTCGTGGTGGACGGCGGCTGGTCCAACATCTGA
- a CDS encoding fumarylacetoacetate hydrolase family protein, with translation MKLLRHGAPGAEKPGLLDADGRIRDLSAHVSDLSGRWLTPDGLAEIAKLDTASLPLVDGDPRLGACVAGTGKFICIGLNYSDHAAETGASVPSEPIIFMKATSAIVGPNDDIEIPRGSEKTDWEVELGVVIGKTAKYVSEAEALDHVAGYCVINDVSERAFQTERQGQWTKGKSCDTFGPTGPWLVTKDEVADPQNLGMWLDVNGHRYQDGSSRTMVYGVAFLVSYLSQFMSLQPGDIISTGTPPGVGLGQKPNVFLKAGDVIELGIEGLGTQRQTCRQG, from the coding sequence ATGAAACTGCTTCGCCACGGCGCGCCCGGCGCGGAAAAGCCCGGCCTTTTGGACGCGGACGGCCGCATTCGCGACCTCTCGGCCCATGTGAGCGACCTGTCGGGCCGCTGGCTGACGCCGGACGGTCTCGCCGAGATCGCCAAGCTCGACACCGCCTCGCTGCCGCTGGTGGACGGCGATCCGCGCCTCGGCGCCTGCGTCGCCGGCACGGGCAAGTTCATCTGCATCGGCCTCAACTATTCCGACCACGCCGCCGAGACCGGCGCCAGCGTGCCCTCCGAGCCGATCATCTTCATGAAGGCGACCTCGGCCATCGTCGGGCCGAACGACGACATCGAGATCCCGCGCGGGTCCGAGAAGACCGACTGGGAAGTCGAGCTCGGCGTCGTCATCGGCAAGACGGCGAAATACGTCTCGGAAGCCGAGGCGCTGGACCATGTCGCCGGCTATTGCGTCATCAACGACGTGTCGGAGCGCGCCTTCCAGACCGAGCGCCAGGGCCAGTGGACCAAGGGCAAGAGCTGCGACACGTTCGGCCCGACCGGCCCGTGGCTCGTGACCAAGGACGAAGTGGCCGATCCGCAGAATCTCGGCATGTGGCTGGACGTGAACGGCCATCGCTACCAAGACGGCTCCAGCCGCACCATGGTCTACGGCGTCGCCTTCCTCGTCTCGTACCTGTCGCAGTTCATGAGCCTGCAGCCGGGTGACATCATCTCCACCGGCACCCCGCCGGGCGTCGGCCTCGGCCAGAAGCCCAACGTCTTCCTGAAGGCGGGCGACGTGATCGAACTCGGCATCGAAGGCCTGGGCACGCAGCGCCAGACCTGCCGCCAGGGCTGA
- a CDS encoding FadR/GntR family transcriptional regulator, with protein sequence MSEAIKGLDGRRLYQQVADQIRALIRAGQFPPGSRLPAERELAVQLGVSRPSLREALIALEIDGSVEIRMGSGVYVCAPGEEADAPTRPLGESPSELMRARAAIESTVAQLAAARMTPDTLAQLRQALNAMGAEIDAGRKPLEQDRLFHLTIAAQTGNAVLTRIVRELFDDRHSPISAQMRVRFETPETWRVALAEHEAILEALGSGDPILAQAAMRMHLEASRERWTRD encoded by the coding sequence ATGTCCGAAGCCATCAAGGGTCTCGACGGTCGCCGGCTCTACCAGCAGGTCGCCGACCAGATTCGCGCCCTGATCCGCGCCGGCCAGTTTCCCCCGGGCTCGCGCCTGCCGGCCGAGCGGGAACTGGCGGTCCAGCTCGGCGTCTCGCGCCCTTCGCTGCGCGAGGCGCTGATCGCGCTGGAGATCGACGGCAGCGTCGAGATCCGCATGGGCTCCGGCGTCTATGTCTGCGCGCCGGGCGAGGAGGCGGACGCGCCGACGCGTCCGCTCGGCGAAAGCCCGTCGGAACTCATGCGCGCGCGCGCCGCAATCGAGAGCACAGTGGCCCAGCTCGCCGCCGCGCGCATGACGCCGGACACGCTCGCCCAGCTGCGGCAGGCGCTGAATGCCATGGGCGCCGAGATCGACGCCGGCCGAAAGCCGCTGGAGCAGGACCGGCTCTTCCATCTCACGATCGCCGCGCAGACCGGCAATGCCGTGCTGACGCGCATCGTGCGTGAGCTGTTCGACGATCGCCACAGCCCGATCTCAGCGCAGATGCGCGTGCGCTTCGAGACGCCGGAAACCTGGCGCGTCGCCTTGGCCGAGCACGAGGCGATCCTGGAGGCGCTCGGCTCGGGCGATCCGATCCTGGCGCAGGCGGCCATGCGGATGCACCTCGAAGCCTCGCGCGAGCGCTGGACGCGGGACTGA
- a CDS encoding sugar ABC transporter ATP-binding protein — MPAGETILRLHEITKEFPGVKALGGVSFDLRRGEVHAVCGENGAGKSTLMKIISGLYQPTSGSIVYKGEERHFASTTESEALGIAIIHQELNLVPHLSIAENIYLAREPRVAGLFVDRAKLRRDARACLERLGLSLDPDRQVRGLSVAQCQMVEIAKALSLNAEVLIMDEPTSSLTESETAVLFGVIRDLKRSGVGIVYISHRLDEMAEIVDRVTILRDGRYVSTDDFAALSVDDIVARMVGRSLEEKFPDRLSVPGDDVLMRVEGLTRAGTFQDIGFTLRRGEILGFAGLMGAGRTEVARAIFGADPLDSGTVELFGRPVSIGSPQDAIREGLAYLSEDRKSHGLAVKMPVAANMTLAHLGGVSKNGFIDFAEEETIAQRYVDLLSIRTPSVHQVTRLLSGGNQQKIIIGKWLFRQSRILFFDEPTRGIDVGAKFQIYKIMDELASQGIGVILISSELPEILGLTDRVAVFHEGRITGILETKQTSQEEIMHYASGHARRAPSLAH, encoded by the coding sequence ATGCCGGCTGGCGAAACGATCCTTCGCCTGCACGAGATCACCAAGGAATTTCCCGGCGTGAAGGCGCTCGGCGGCGTGTCCTTCGACCTGCGCCGCGGCGAGGTCCATGCCGTGTGCGGCGAGAACGGCGCCGGCAAGTCGACGCTGATGAAGATCATCAGCGGCCTCTACCAGCCGACCTCGGGCAGCATCGTCTACAAGGGCGAGGAGCGCCATTTCGCCTCCACCACCGAGTCCGAAGCGCTCGGCATCGCCATCATCCACCAGGAACTGAACCTCGTTCCGCACCTGTCGATCGCCGAGAACATCTATCTCGCCCGCGAGCCGCGCGTGGCCGGCCTGTTCGTGGACCGCGCCAAGCTGCGCCGCGACGCGCGCGCCTGCCTGGAGCGCCTGGGCCTTTCGCTCGATCCCGACCGGCAGGTCCGGGGCCTGTCGGTGGCCCAGTGCCAGATGGTGGAGATCGCCAAGGCCCTGTCGCTGAACGCCGAAGTGCTGATCATGGACGAGCCGACCTCTTCGCTCACCGAGAGCGAAACGGCGGTCCTGTTCGGCGTCATCCGCGATCTCAAGCGCTCGGGCGTCGGCATCGTCTACATCTCGCACCGGCTGGACGAGATGGCCGAGATCGTGGACCGCGTGACGATCCTGCGCGACGGGCGCTATGTCTCGACCGACGATTTCGCCGCCCTCTCGGTGGACGACATCGTCGCCCGCATGGTCGGTCGCTCGCTGGAGGAGAAGTTCCCCGACCGCCTTTCCGTGCCGGGCGACGATGTCCTGATGCGCGTCGAAGGGCTGACGCGGGCCGGCACGTTCCAAGACATCGGCTTCACGCTTCGGCGCGGCGAGATCCTGGGCTTTGCCGGCCTCATGGGCGCGGGCCGAACGGAAGTGGCGCGCGCCATCTTCGGCGCCGACCCGCTGGATTCGGGCACGGTGGAGCTGTTCGGCCGCCCCGTTTCGATCGGGTCGCCGCAGGACGCGATCCGCGAAGGGCTCGCCTATCTCTCGGAGGACCGCAAGAGCCACGGGCTCGCGGTCAAGATGCCGGTGGCCGCCAACATGACGCTGGCCCATCTCGGTGGCGTGTCGAAGAACGGCTTCATCGACTTCGCTGAGGAAGAGACGATCGCGCAGCGCTATGTCGATCTTCTCAGCATCCGCACCCCTTCGGTGCATCAGGTGACGCGGCTCCTGTCGGGCGGCAATCAGCAGAAGATCATCATCGGCAAGTGGCTGTTCCGCCAGTCGCGCATCCTGTTCTTCGACGAGCCGACGCGCGGCATCGACGTCGGCGCCAAGTTCCAGATCTACAAGATCATGGACGAGCTGGCCTCGCAGGGGATCGGCGTCATCCTGATCTCGTCCGAACTCCCCGAAATCCTCGGCCTGACCGATCGCGTCGCCGTGTTCCACGAGGGCCGCATCACCGGCATCCTGGAGACGAAGCAGACCTCGCAGGAAGAGATCATGCACTACGCCTCGGGCCACGCCCGCCGGGCGCCCAGTCTTGCGCATTGA
- a CDS encoding ABC transporter permease: MTTIPQDKPRGPLLSDRQKDLIQKFAALGSLFALAVVFSATSSAFLTVNNGMTIALQVTSIALLGIGATCVIITGGIDLSVGSVLALAGVVAALAVKEWGMPVPLGMLLGILVGTMCGVVNGLAITRAKLPPFIATLGMMMVARGLALQITGARAVSGLGDSFGELGNGALFRMVEIGDDGFPTVTFPGIPYPVILMVVIAIAVAIMLRRTVLGRHIYSVGSNAEAARLSGVNVARVTLFTYVLSGTLAGLTGCVLMSRLVTAQPNEGVMYELDAIASAVIGGTSLIGGVGTISGTMIGAFVIGILRNGLNMNGVSAFTQQIIIGLVILATVWIDQLRNRR; encoded by the coding sequence ATGACCACGATCCCCCAAGACAAGCCGCGCGGGCCCCTCCTCAGCGATCGGCAAAAGGACCTGATCCAGAAGTTCGCCGCGCTCGGCAGCCTCTTCGCCCTGGCCGTCGTCTTCTCGGCCACCTCCAGCGCCTTCCTGACCGTCAACAACGGCATGACGATCGCGCTTCAGGTGACCTCCATCGCGCTGCTCGGCATCGGCGCGACCTGCGTCATCATCACCGGCGGCATCGACCTGTCGGTCGGCTCTGTGCTGGCGTTGGCCGGCGTCGTCGCCGCGCTGGCGGTGAAGGAATGGGGCATGCCCGTGCCGCTCGGCATGCTGCTCGGCATCCTCGTCGGCACGATGTGCGGCGTCGTCAACGGGCTTGCCATCACGCGCGCCAAGCTGCCGCCCTTCATCGCCACGCTCGGCATGATGATGGTAGCGCGCGGTCTCGCGCTCCAGATCACCGGCGCACGCGCCGTCTCGGGCCTCGGCGACAGTTTCGGCGAACTCGGCAACGGCGCCCTGTTCCGCATGGTCGAGATCGGCGACGACGGCTTTCCCACGGTCACCTTCCCCGGCATCCCCTATCCCGTGATCCTCATGGTGGTGATCGCCATCGCGGTGGCCATCATGCTGCGCCGGACCGTGCTCGGCCGTCATATCTATTCCGTCGGCTCCAATGCGGAAGCGGCGCGCCTGTCGGGCGTCAACGTCGCCCGCGTCACGCTCTTCACCTATGTCCTGTCCGGCACGCTGGCCGGGCTCACGGGCTGCGTTCTCATGTCCCGCCTCGTCACCGCCCAGCCGAACGAAGGCGTGATGTACGAGCTCGACGCCATCGCCAGCGCGGTGATCGGCGGCACGTCGCTGATCGGCGGCGTCGGCACGATCTCGGGCACCATGATCGGCGCCTTCGTCATCGGCATCCTGCGCAACGGGCTGAACATGAACGGCGTCTCGGCCTTCACGCAGCAGATCATCATCGGCCTCGTGATCCTGGCGACCGTCTGGATCGACCAGCTCCGCAACCGCCGCTAA
- a CDS encoding ABC transporter substrate-binding protein, with product MRNLVAALAGSALALVAFSAQAAEKEVAVIVKTVNSTFWQNVQKGVDAAKKDLPEGTTTTFNGPASESAIADQVNMVENAVNRQVAGIILAPSDPDALVPAIKKAWEARIPVVLIDSQIAESGAQYYQSFLATDNKKAGEMSAKALIDKVGTEGKIAVMSYVAGAGSEIGRVGGFTDYIKAHSKLQIVGPFYSQSQMATALNQTTDVLASTPDLKGIFGANEPTAIGMGRALAQSGKAGKVVAVGFDGNEDLQGFVKDGTLSAIAVQGSFQMGELGTQTIAKLLKKEKVEKQQDTGVVMVTKENIDKPEAKNVLY from the coding sequence ATGCGCAATCTCGTCGCCGCCTTGGCCGGATCGGCCCTCGCCCTCGTCGCCTTCTCGGCCCAGGCCGCCGAAAAGGAAGTCGCCGTCATCGTGAAGACGGTGAACTCGACCTTCTGGCAGAACGTCCAGAAGGGCGTCGACGCCGCCAAGAAGGATCTGCCGGAAGGCACGACCACGACCTTCAACGGCCCGGCCTCGGAATCGGCCATCGCCGATCAGGTCAACATGGTCGAGAACGCGGTGAACCGTCAGGTCGCCGGCATCATCCTCGCCCCGTCCGACCCGGACGCGCTCGTGCCGGCCATCAAGAAGGCCTGGGAAGCGCGCATTCCCGTCGTGCTGATCGACAGCCAGATCGCCGAAAGCGGCGCGCAGTACTACCAGTCCTTCCTCGCCACCGACAACAAGAAGGCCGGCGAGATGTCCGCCAAGGCGCTGATCGACAAGGTCGGCACCGAGGGCAAGATCGCGGTCATGTCCTATGTCGCGGGCGCGGGCTCCGAGATCGGCCGCGTCGGCGGCTTCACCGACTACATCAAGGCCCATTCCAAGCTGCAGATCGTCGGCCCGTTCTATTCGCAGTCGCAGATGGCGACGGCGCTGAACCAGACCACCGACGTTCTGGCCTCGACCCCCGACCTCAAGGGCATCTTCGGCGCCAACGAGCCGACCGCCATCGGCATGGGCCGCGCGCTCGCGCAGTCCGGCAAGGCCGGCAAGGTGGTCGCCGTCGGCTTCGACGGCAACGAGGACCTTCAGGGCTTCGTGAAGGACGGCACGCTCTCGGCCATCGCCGTGCAGGGCTCGTTCCAGATGGGCGAACTCGGCACCCAGACCATCGCCAAGCTCCTCAAGAAGGAGAAGGTCGAGAAGCAGCAGGACACCGGCGTCGTGATGGTCACCAAGGAAAACATCGACAAGCCGGAAGCCAAGAACGTCCTTTACTGA
- a CDS encoding aldo/keto reductase yields MKTTDRRELPNGKVSLTGLGLGCAQMGNLLKLMPFSDARETADAAWDAGIRYFDTAPFYGFTRSERRLGAILDERARSDFAISTKVGRLMVPDETVGAEAEGYVDPCPFHQVYDYSYDAILRSFDASQQRLGMVRFDILYVHDIGRVTHGERHEHHWNQLTKGGGFKALSELRSDGRIGGFGLGVNEWEAVSEALDECDLDVSMLAGRYTLLEQESLGLLQKCVDRGARIVVAGAFNSGVLAGTNNFNYGDAPEDVIRRVGELRAVAQEFGVAIQAAALQFGMAHPAVVSCVSGARNARQIRSNVEWFEAEIPAEFWAALRQRGLVAEGTPLPGLPA; encoded by the coding sequence ATGAAGACGACGGACCGCCGCGAACTGCCCAATGGCAAGGTCAGCCTGACCGGGCTCGGCCTTGGCTGCGCGCAGATGGGCAACCTTCTGAAACTGATGCCCTTTTCCGACGCGCGCGAGACGGCCGACGCCGCCTGGGACGCGGGCATCCGCTATTTCGACACGGCGCCCTTCTATGGCTTCACGCGCTCCGAGCGCCGGCTCGGCGCCATTCTCGACGAGCGCGCGCGCTCCGACTTCGCGATCAGCACCAAGGTCGGACGGCTCATGGTGCCGGACGAGACCGTGGGCGCGGAGGCAGAAGGCTATGTCGACCCCTGCCCGTTCCATCAGGTCTACGACTACAGCTACGACGCGATCCTGCGCTCGTTCGACGCCAGCCAGCAGCGGCTTGGCATGGTGCGTTTCGACATTCTCTATGTCCACGACATCGGCCGCGTGACCCATGGCGAGCGCCACGAGCACCATTGGAACCAGCTGACCAAGGGCGGCGGTTTCAAGGCGCTCAGCGAACTGCGCTCGGACGGGCGCATCGGCGGCTTCGGACTCGGCGTCAACGAGTGGGAGGCGGTGAGCGAGGCGCTGGACGAATGCGATCTCGACGTGTCCATGCTCGCCGGGCGCTACACGCTCCTGGAACAGGAAAGCCTCGGTCTTCTCCAGAAGTGCGTCGATCGCGGCGCGCGCATCGTGGTGGCCGGTGCCTTCAACTCGGGCGTTCTGGCCGGCACCAACAATTTCAACTATGGCGACGCGCCGGAAGACGTGATCCGCCGCGTCGGCGAGCTGCGCGCGGTGGCGCAAGAGTTCGGCGTCGCTATCCAGGCCGCTGCCCTGCAGTTCGGCATGGCGCATCCCGCCGTCGTGTCCTGCGTGTCCGGCGCGCGCAACGCCCGGCAGATCCGCTCCAATGTCGAGTGGTTCGAAGCGGAGATTCCGGCCGAGTTCTGGGCGGCGCTACGCCAGCGCGGCCTCGTCGCCGAAGGCACGCCCCTGCCCGGCCTTCCCGCCTGA
- a CDS encoding zinc-binding alcohol dehydrogenase family protein, whose protein sequence is MLTIVCETPGTLRPREEPKPTRGEGEVLLRIRRIGVCGTDLHIFSGNQPYLAYPRVMGHELAGTVEEAPEGSALHRGDQAYVIPYLSCGECHACRQGKTNCCSRIQVLGVHRDGGMTEYLSLPERFVRKAASITLDQAAMVEFLAIGAHAVRRGAVMDGQNVLVVGAGPIGIAVAIFARLRGARVTMLDTREDRLRFAGAHLGVHEVVQAGEGDHERLSAITGGDFFDVVFDATGSPKAMERGFGFVAHGGAYVLVSIVASDIRFNDPEFHKRETTLLGSRNATPEDFETVVDALRAGDVPSEALLTHSLTLAEVPEHFAGLLDPAAGVIKAMVRID, encoded by the coding sequence ATGCTGACCATCGTGTGCGAAACGCCGGGAACCCTCCGCCCCCGCGAAGAGCCCAAGCCGACACGCGGCGAAGGGGAGGTTCTTCTCCGCATCCGGCGCATCGGCGTCTGCGGCACGGACCTGCACATCTTCTCCGGCAACCAGCCCTATCTCGCCTATCCCCGCGTCATGGGCCACGAGTTGGCCGGCACGGTGGAGGAGGCGCCGGAGGGCTCGGCGCTGCACCGGGGCGATCAGGCCTATGTCATCCCCTATCTCTCCTGCGGCGAATGCCATGCCTGCCGCCAGGGCAAGACGAACTGCTGCTCGCGCATCCAGGTGCTGGGCGTCCACCGCGACGGCGGCATGACCGAATACCTCAGCCTGCCCGAGCGCTTCGTGCGCAAGGCCGCGAGCATCACGCTCGACCAGGCCGCCATGGTGGAGTTCCTCGCCATCGGTGCCCATGCGGTGCGCCGCGGCGCGGTGATGGACGGGCAAAACGTGCTCGTCGTCGGCGCCGGGCCGATCGGCATCGCCGTCGCGATCTTCGCCCGGCTGCGCGGCGCGCGCGTCACCATGCTCGACACGCGCGAAGACCGGCTGCGTTTTGCCGGGGCGCATCTTGGCGTCCACGAGGTGGTGCAGGCGGGAGAGGGCGATCACGAGCGCCTGTCGGCGATCACGGGCGGCGACTTCTTCGACGTCGTCTTCGACGCGACCGGCAGCCCCAAGGCGATGGAGCGGGGCTTCGGCTTCGTCGCCCATGGCGGGGCCTATGTGCTGGTCTCCATCGTCGCCAGCGACATCCGCTTCAACGACCCGGAGTTCCATAAGCGCGAAACCACGTTGCTGGGCAGCCGCAACGCGACGCCGGAAGACTTCGAGACCGTGGTGGATGCGCTGCGCGCCGGCGACGTGCCGAGCGAGGCGCTGCTGACGCACAGCCTGACCCTTGCCGAAGTGCCCGAGCATTTCGCCGGGCTTCTCGACCCGGCCGCCGGCGTCATCAAGGCCATGGTACGGATCGACTGA
- a CDS encoding FadR/GntR family transcriptional regulator has translation MSDQFQWFDGSVLDGVSPLPAMDRLRDTLDALGRHVERAGLRAGDRLPAEREMMQALAVGRSTIREAVRQLQALGVVETRKGSGSYLLRPLSAATVHMPLSITATGLREGLLQTLDIRRGLEAEASALAALRHTSEDLARMEVRLIEMERVHRLNGTAGPEDLLFHLSVYEAAHNPLFSQLLEQMREAFERFFLKPFDRPDFAGRSFPFHREMFEAIAARDPGLAREKTLAILDIVEEDIKDMSQ, from the coding sequence ATGTCAGACCAATTCCAATGGTTTGACGGCTCGGTTTTGGACGGTGTGTCTCCTCTTCCCGCGATGGATCGGCTGCGCGACACGCTGGACGCGCTCGGGCGGCATGTCGAGCGCGCCGGGCTCCGGGCCGGCGACCGGCTGCCAGCCGAGCGGGAGATGATGCAGGCGCTGGCGGTCGGCCGCTCCACCATCCGCGAGGCAGTGCGCCAGCTTCAGGCGCTGGGCGTCGTCGAGACGCGAAAGGGCAGCGGCTCCTATCTCCTGCGCCCGCTGTCGGCCGCCACCGTCCACATGCCGCTCTCGATCACCGCGACGGGCCTGCGCGAAGGGCTGCTCCAGACGCTCGACATCCGGCGCGGGCTGGAGGCGGAGGCGAGCGCCCTGGCCGCGCTTCGCCATACGAGCGAGGATCTCGCCCGCATGGAAGTACGCCTTATCGAGATGGAGCGGGTGCACCGGTTGAACGGCACGGCCGGGCCGGAAGACCTTCTCTTCCATCTCTCGGTCTATGAGGCCGCGCACAACCCGCTGTTCAGCCAGCTTCTGGAACAGATGCGCGAGGCCTTCGAGCGCTTCTTCCTCAAGCCCTTCGACAGGCCCGACTTCGCCGGCCGCTCCTTCCCCTTCCATCGCGAGATGTTCGAGGCGATCGCCGCGCGCGACCCCGGCCTCGCGCGGGAAAAGACCCTCGCCATTCTCGACATCGTCGAGGAGGACATCAAGGACATGTCGCAATGA